A genome region from Coffea arabica cultivar ET-39 chromosome 7e, Coffea Arabica ET-39 HiFi, whole genome shotgun sequence includes the following:
- the LOC113698277 gene encoding probable polyol transporter 6: MALSTENGIPETRSKLNPHACACAIVASMISIIFGYDTGVMSGAMIFIKEEFDVKESQLEVVAGILNMCALVGSLCAGRTSDIIGRRYTIVIASLIFLLGSIVMGYSPSYGVLLAGRCTAGVGVGFALMIAPVYSAEISSPSYRGFLSSLPEVGISVGILLGYISNISLSGLPLHLNWRLMLGIAAVPSLCLAIGVLKMPESPRWLVMQGRVGDAKKILYKVSNDPEEAEYRLSDIKKAAGIDENCNDDIVKLPRTKATHGEGVWRELLLRPTPAVRWILIAAVGIHFFEHATGIEAVILYGPRIFKKAGVRAKKKLLLATVGVGLTKLTCITISTFMVDRVGRRKLLLASVGGMILALTGLGTCLTIVEHSGDRQIAWVLVLSLVATYSYVMFFNLGLGPVTWVYSSEIFPLKLRAQGAGIGVAVNRFMNATVSMTFLSLSEALTIGGAFYLFAGVSVAAWLFFYFFCPETRGKALEDIEALFSPGRGNSPSHAAAEKPDKEVELGSGAGHT; this comes from the exons ATGGCTTTGTCGACGGAGAATGGGATCCCGGAAACCCGCTCAAAGCTTAATCCACATGCTTGCGCATGTGCAATAGTTGCATCTATGATATCCATCATTTTTGGCTATG ACACCGGGGTGATGAGTGGAGCAATGATATTCATCAAAGAGGAATTCGATGTCAAGGAATCACAACTGGAAGTCGTTGCCGGAATCCTAAACATGTGTGCTTTGGTAGGCTCTCTCTGTGCCGGAAGAACGTCCGACATAATCGGCCGGCGTTACACGATCGTTATAGCATCCCTGATTTTCCTGCTGGGCTCAATCGTGATGGGGTACAGTCCAAGTTACGGCGTCCTACTAGCAGGAAGGTGCACGGCTGGTGTAGGCGTCGGCTTTGCGCTGATGATCGCACCTGTTTATTCTGCCGAGATATCGTCTCCATCCTACCGAGGATTTCTCTCTTCTCTGCCAGAAGTTGGCATTAGCGTTGGAATATTACTCGGTTATATCTCCAATATAAGTCTCTCCGGCTTGCCTCTACATCTTAACTGGAGACTAATGCTCGGGATTGCAGCTGTCCCATCTCTTTGTTTGGCTATTGGCGTTCTCAAAATGCCCGAGTCTCCGAGATGGCTTGTGATGCAAGGCCGCGTAGGAGATGCCAAGAAGATTCTGTACAAAGTCTCCAATGATCCTGAAGAAGCCGAATATCGATTAAGCGACATAAAAAAGGCTGCCGGGATTGATGAAAATTGCAACGATGATATTGTTAAATTGCCACGCACAAAAGCCACCCACGGCGAAGGGGTATGGAGGGAACTACTACTCAGGCCAACCCCGGCGGTCCGTTGGATTCTGATTGCGGCGGTTGGAATTCATTTCTTCGAGCATGCTACTGGGATTGAAGCAGTCATATTGTACGGCCCGAGGATCTTCAAGAAAGCCGGAGTCAGAGCAAAGAAAAAGCTCTTACTCGCCACGGTTGGGGTGGGGCTTACAAAGCTGACATGCATCACAATTTCAACCTTCATGGTTGACAGAGTTGGGAGGAGAAAGCTCCTGTTGGCAAGCGTTGGCGGCATGATATTAGCATTAACAGGACTGGGAACCTGCTTGACTATAGTTGAACATTCTGGGGATCGTCAAATCGCATGGGTACTGGTTCTAAGTCTTGTGGCAACGTATTCTTATGTCATGTTTTTCAATCTCGGACTGGGACCGGTGACATGGGTTTATAGCTCTGAAATTTTCCCATTGAAGTTAAGGGCACAAGGGGCCGGAATTGGCGTAGCCGTGAACAGATTTATGAATGCCACGGTGAGCATGacgtttttatcactttcagaAGCGCTTACGATTGGAGGGGCCTTTTATCTGTTTGCTGGAGTGTCAGTTGCAGCTTGGTTGTTCTTTTACTTCTTCTGTCCTGAGACCAGAGGAAAGGCCTTAGAAGATATTGAAGCCCTTTTCAGCCCCGGCCGAGGGAACTCACCTTCGCATGCCGCCGCAGAGAAGCCTGACAAAGAGGTGGAACTTGGCAGTGGAGCTGGACATACTTAA
- the LOC140011034 gene encoding uncharacterized protein, translating into MRKLCPNFDREDGLETVLEVPIPEEMFAAMGNNIALRWENMATWMKAQTSDKWSSPIIAGRYNELSFLLFIMGSPLIPLQVQLDQSIHRPVRHASIEASTAKYIVQQYIAATGGQQALNSVNSMCALGQVKISSSEFHQGDDSVKVRNTEEAGGFVLWQKNPDLWCLELLISGCKVISGSNGKVSWRESSNQQRPIAKGPPRPLRRFLQGLDPRSAAILFIDAVCIGEKIINDEDCFILKLDTNQSTLEAQSGPNYEIIHHTLWGYFSQRSGLLVKFEDSRLLTVKTSRDDGEGVFWETSTESVIEDYKYVEGVNIAHSGRTSMTVFRYGEQSANHKRELQETWKIEEVDFNVWGLNSEFFMPPSEFQRKK; encoded by the exons ATGAGAAAACTATGTCCAAATTTTGATCGAGAAGATGGGTTGGAGACAGTTCTGGAGGTGCCCATTCCGGAGGAAATGTTCGCGGCCATGGGGAACAACATAGCCTTGCGGTGGGAAAATATGGCGACTTGGATGAAAGCTCAAACTTCCGATAAATGGTCATCACCAATTATCGCCGGGCGCTATAATGAATtgagttttcttcttttcattATGGGATCTCCTCTTATCCCACTTCAAGTCCAATTAGACCAATCTATCCATCGTCCTGTTAGGCACGCTTCCATT GAAGCATCAACGGCCAAATACATCGTACAACAATACATAGCAGCAACGGGAGGACAGCAGGCTTTGAACTCGGTAAATAGCATGTGCGCGCTTGGACAAGTCAAAATCAGTTCATCAGAATTTCATCAAGGAGATGATTCAGTCAAAGTTAGAAACACTGAAGAAGCCGGAGGATTCGTGCTGTGGCAGAAGAACCCGGACCTCTGGTGCTTAGAGTTGCTCATCTCCGGTTGTAAAGTCATCTCTGGTAGCAATGGCAAAGTTTCTTGGAGGGAATCCTCCAACCAACAAAGACCCATTGCTAAGGGTCCTCCCAGACCCCTACGTCGCTTTTTACAG GGCCTGGATCCTCGCTCTGCAGCCATTTTATTCATAGATGCAGTATGCATAGGAGAGAAGATCATAAATGACGAAGACTGCTTCATTCTAAAACTGGACACAAACCAATCAACTCTGGAGGCGCAAAGCGGCCCCAATTACGAAATCATCCACCACACTCTGTGGGGATACTTCAGCCAAAGATCAGGGCTTCTCGTTAAATTTGAGGATTCGAGGCTGCTTACTGTGAAAACAAGTAGGGATGATGGTGAAGGAGTGTTCTGGGAGACGAGCACGGAGTCGGTGATAGAGGATTACAAGTATGTGGAGGGTGTTAATATAGCACATAGTGGCAGGACTTCTATGACAGTTTTCAGATATGGAGAGCAGTCAGCAAACCACAAAAGAGAGCTCCAAGAAACTTGGAAGATTGAGGAAGTTGATTTTAATGTCTGGGGTTTGAACTCTGAATTTTTTATGCCTCCTTCAGAATTCcagaggaaaaaatga